One part of the Oenanthe melanoleuca isolate GR-GAL-2019-014 chromosome 26, OMel1.0, whole genome shotgun sequence genome encodes these proteins:
- the GUCA1A gene encoding guanylyl cyclase-activating protein 1 yields MGNMDGKTVEELSTTECHQWYKKFMTECPSGQLTLYEFKQFFGLKNLSPAANKYVEQMFETFDFNKDGYIDFMEYVAALSLVLKGKVDQKLRWYFKLYDVDGNGCIDRAELLNIIKAIRSINRCNEKMTAEEFTDMVFDKIDINGDGELSLEEFMEGVQKDEMLLEILTRSLDLTHIVRLIQNDGKNPHEAGQEAQDAQ; encoded by the exons ATGGGGAACATGGACGGGAAAACCGTGGAGGAGCTGAGCACCACCGAGTGCCACCAGTGGTACAAGAAGTTCATGACAGAGTGTCCTTCTGGCCAGCTCACCCTCTACGAGTTCAAACAGTTTTTTGGCTTGAAAAACCTGAGTCCAGCAGCAAACAAATACGTTGAGCAAATGTTTGAGACGTTTGACTTTAATAAG GATGGCTACATAGATTTTATGGAATATGTGGCAGCCCTGAGCCTGGTGCTGAAGGGGAAGGTGGATCAGAAGCTGAGATGGTATTTCAAGCTCTACGATGTGGACGGGAACGGCTGCATCGACCGTGCTGAGCTGCTGAACATCATCAAA GCCATCCGATCCATCAACCGCTGCAACGAGAAGATGACGGCAGAGGAGTTCACAGACATGGTGTTCGACAAAATCGACATCAACGGAGATG GCGAGCTGTCCCTGGAGGAGTTCATGGAGGGCGTgcagaaggacgagatgctgCTGGAAATCCTGACCCGCAGCCTGGACCTGACCCACATCGTGCGGCTGATCCAGAACGACGGCAAGAACCCGCACGAGGCGGGGCAGGAGGCTCAGGATGCTCAGTAG
- the CIMIP3 gene encoding putative uncharacterized protein GUCA1ANB: protein MSQVAETPEAPGKDHTKAKGMEKDKAAPEATNPPPRPRNRPPPAPPLGSRFVPVVVHPESRSLSSVEFVFYRPEWPNSLAPFCTTNKPFCGFRFHEGTKHGRPRTDLESASPRKWRSFHRPKP from the exons ATGTCCCAG GTGGCTGAAACACCAGAAGCCCCTGGCAAGGACCACACAAAAGCCAAGGGAATGGAGAAGGACAAAGCAGCGCCCGAGGCCACCAACCCACCTCCCAGGCCGAGGAACCGGCcgcctccagctcctcccctgGGCTCTCGCTTCGTGCCCGTGGTGGTGCACCCCGAGAGCCGCTCCCTCAGCTCCGTGGAGTTCGTGTTCTACCGCCCCGAGTGGCCCAACTCGCTGGCGCCCTTCTGCACCACCAACAAACCCTTCTGCGGCTTCCGCTTCCACGAGGGCACCAAGCACGGCCGGCCCCGCACCGACCTGGAGAGCGCCAGCCCCAGGAAATGGAGATCCTTCCACCGCCCCAAGCCATAG